GCGAAGCGGTGGTAGGGCACGTCCGGGATCTGCTGGGTAGCGTCGAATTTCGGGTCGCCTTCCATCACGCGCTGCTCCCAGGTGACCTGGTTCAGGTCCTCGTTGTTGAAGACGCAGCAGATCCAGTGGTGGTCTTCCCACTGTTTCCAGTACTTGGCCACCGTGATCAGCTCGGCCATGTTATTCATCTGCATGGCGCCGTCGCCGACCAGTGCGACCACCGGGCGCTTGGGGTGGGCGAACTTGGCGGCGATCGCATACGGCACCGCCGCACCCATCGAGGCCAGGCCCCCCGACAGCGAATACATCTGGCCACGCTGCACGCGCAGGTCGCGCGCGAACCAGTTGGCGCACGAGCCCGAGTCGCTGGTGACGATGGCGTCGCGCGGCAGCAGCGGCGACAGTTCCCAGCAGACCCGCTGCGGGTTGATCGGGTTGGCCTTGGCCAGCGCGCGGTTTTCCAGCGTTTCCCACGACTCGCGCACTTCCTTTTCGATCTTGCTGCGCCAGCTGTTGTCGCTCTTTTCCTTGAGCAGCGGCAGCAGGGCGCGCAGGGTCTCGGCGCTGTCGCCGTGCAGCGGGACTTCGGCCGGGTAGCGCATGCTCAGCTTTTCCGGATCGATGTCGATCTGCACCGCGCGCACCTTGCCGTCCTTGGGCAGGAATTCGGCGTACGGGAAGTTTGTGCCGATCATCAACAGGGTGTCGCAGTCGTTCATCATCTCCCAGCTGGCCTTGGTGCCGAGGATGCCGATCGAGCCGGTGACCCAGGGCAGGTGGTCGGGCAGCGCGGCCTTGCCGAGCAGGGCCTTGGCGGCGCCGGCCTGCAGGCGGTCGGCCACGGCGATCACCTCGTCGGTGGCGTTCAGCGCCCCCGCGCCGACCAGGATCGCGACCTTGCCGCCGGCATTCAGGACGTCGGCGGCGCGCTGCAGGTCGGCCTCGTAGGGCACGATGCGCGGCCTGGTGTAGCCGACGCCTGAGAACACCGAGCCATGCTTGCGCGGCGGCTCTTCGTACTTTTCGTCCTGCAGGTCGTTGGGCAGCACGATCACGCTGACGGCGCGCTCGGCGATCGCGGTGCGGATCGCGCGGTCGGTGACGTGGCGCGTCTGCGACGGCGTCGACACTTCCTGCACGTACTCGGCCACGTCCTGGAACATGCGCTCCAGGTTCACCTCCTGCTGGTAATGGGCGCCGCGCGCGGTGCGGGCGGCCTGGCCGGAAATCGCCAGCACCGGCTGGTTGTCCAGCTTGGCGTCGTACAGGCCGGTGACCAGGTGGGCCGCGCCCGGGCCGCCAGTCGACAGGCAGACCCCGAGGCCGCCCGAGAACTTGGCGTAGGCCGAGGCCATGAAAGCCGCCATTTCCTCATGGCGCACCTGGATGAAATTGATCTTGTGCTTGGAGCGGTTCATCGCGCCCAGCACGCCGTTGATGCCGTCGCCCGGGTAGCCGAAGATGGTATGGATGCCCCATTCGTGCAGGCGGTCTACGAAGAAATCACCGACAGTCTTGCTCATAATGCCTCGCTGGTCTGGAAAGAGCGGTCCCGCTCCTGTTGCAAAAAGCTTAGCATCAAGCACGGCTGAGGCGCGCTACGTTAGCTTGTTGCAATTATGTATTTACCGGTTCCGTCTGGATTGTTATCGATTCGGCGGGATTCGCGTGCTGCGTTCCGGCAGTCGCTGCTATCGTCGGGTTTTCGACATGGATCGGCTAAGGAGTGCGTATGGAAACGCTGGCGTTACCTTCGGGGCACGGCATCCCCGTGCTGGGACAGGGCACCTGGTATATGGGCGAGGAGCGCGGCAAGCGCGCCGCCGAAGTGGCGGCCCTGCGCCTGGGCATGGAGCTGGGCATGAACCTGATCGACACCGCCGAGATGTACGGCGAGGGCGGCGCCGAGGAAGTGGTCGGCGACGCGATCGCCGGACGGCGCGACGAGGTCTTCCTGGTCAGCAAGGTGTATCCGCACAATGCCTCGCGCGCGGGCGTGCGCGCGGCCTGCGAGCGCAGCCTGCGCCGCATCAAAACCGAGTACCTCGACTTGTACCTGCTGCACTGGCGCGGCAGTGTTCCCCTTGGCGAGACGCTGGAGGCTTTCGAGACGCTGCGCCAGGAAGGCAAGATCCGCGACTATGGCGTGAGCAACTTCGACATGGACGACATGAAGGAGGCGCAAT
This genomic stretch from Massilia sp. 9096 harbors:
- a CDS encoding thiamine pyrophosphate-requiring protein, with product MSKTVGDFFVDRLHEWGIHTIFGYPGDGINGVLGAMNRSKHKINFIQVRHEEMAAFMASAYAKFSGGLGVCLSTGGPGAAHLVTGLYDAKLDNQPVLAISGQAARTARGAHYQQEVNLERMFQDVAEYVQEVSTPSQTRHVTDRAIRTAIAERAVSVIVLPNDLQDEKYEEPPRKHGSVFSGVGYTRPRIVPYEADLQRAADVLNAGGKVAILVGAGALNATDEVIAVADRLQAGAAKALLGKAALPDHLPWVTGSIGILGTKASWEMMNDCDTLLMIGTNFPYAEFLPKDGKVRAVQIDIDPEKLSMRYPAEVPLHGDSAETLRALLPLLKEKSDNSWRSKIEKEVRESWETLENRALAKANPINPQRVCWELSPLLPRDAIVTSDSGSCANWFARDLRVQRGQMYSLSGGLASMGAAVPYAIAAKFAHPKRPVVALVGDGAMQMNNMAELITVAKYWKQWEDHHWICCVFNNEDLNQVTWEQRVMEGDPKFDATQQIPDVPYHRFADMIGLKGIFCDDPDMVGEAWRQALASDRPVVLEFKTDPEVPPLPSHISFEQARKLTSTILKGDPNEGGMLSGVAHQVLSAILPGEKK
- a CDS encoding aldo/keto reductase; the protein is METLALPSGHGIPVLGQGTWYMGEERGKRAAEVAALRLGMELGMNLIDTAEMYGEGGAEEVVGDAIAGRRDEVFLVSKVYPHNASRAGVRAACERSLRRIKTEYLDLYLLHWRGSVPLGETLEAFETLRQEGKIRDYGVSNFDMDDMKEAQSFGGGIGVATDQVLYNLAERGIEWDLLPWCRELGMPVMAYSPLESSSGGQRALLGNPALLEVARKHGVTPAQVALAWLLRQHGLVVIPKATNPEHVRANRAALDLALQADDLARLEAAFPAPRGPRPLAMR